GCAAAAAAAGCCCCCAGACGACGTCTGGGGGGCTTTTCAACTTTAAGTCAGACTTAGTCAAGTTTGGTTTGACCCAACTCCGTCACCTGATTATTGGTAACTGTGATGTCGGTGCGAACCACGTTTTTGTAAGCTGGCTGATTAGCAGGAGCGGTAGTAGTGGGGAAAAACTCTACGCGATAAACGCCGGAGGGTAAGCTACCCAACTGGAAACCGCCCGAGGCGTCAGCGGAAGTGCTGAAAGTATCGGCGGGCGTAATAGAAGCGCGGATAGCCAATATTTGGGGCAACGACGCGCTAGGCGTAACTGTGCCGCGCAGACCGCCAGCAATATCCTGAGCGATAACACGGATAACTGGTTTCAGCAGAAAGCGCTCTTTCTTGTCGTTGCCGGGGCGCCAGTTGCCGCGCTGCACAATCGACTTGGCTACGTCGAAGTCGAGCAGAAGCTGGAAGGTTTCACGCTCCCGCAAAGTTGCTTTGTTTAGTTTCAGCTTAACGCCAGAAGTCTGACCGCTAGGCGTTTTCAGATCATACACTTGGCCATCACGGGTAGTGACGGTGCTGTTTGGACCGAGTACCAAGCGAATTTCTTTCAAATCACCGGGCTCGAAATCAGTATCCACCAGCAGCGCGGAGCGACCATTTACATAGTCGAGTATATTGAGCGTTTGGGGCGTGAAAGGCAGTAACTCCCAGCCATCGGCGCTCTGTTCATCCTTAAGGTGCACTTCAATCTGACGGACATCCAGCGTTACTTTCTGGAAGTCGCCGGGTGCATCCGTTAGGCGGATTTGCAGCTTGGTAGCGTTGTTACTGCTTTTGTCGTCGGCGCAGCTTGCTAACGTAAGCCCAGCAAGTATTGCAACGGGCAGATAGTGTGAGATTTTCATGAAAAGGTACAGATGAAAATGAAGGCAGCGAAGCTTGGTTGGCTGCGCACTACTCTAGCCATATTCAAGCCAGATTTATAGGATTTATTATATCGAAAATAAATAAATATGCTTTTACAATGAATATTAACCAAAGCACTTGCTTCTCTCACTTATTGCTAAGACAAAAAAGCCCCCCACTAGTAACTAATGAGGGGCTTTTTCCAATATGGAAGAATTACTTGTTGCCTGTGCTAGTAGTATCAGCCGGAGCCGGCGTTTGTTCCGGTGTAGCGGCTGGTTCTGTTGGTTCGGCAGGACGCGTTTTGGGCTTGCCAAATAGGATACCGTTGAGCTTGTCTTTAGCCTGACTACGGATCTTGGTTTCGGCTTCGAGGCGCTTTTTCTCAATTTCGAGACGAGCCTTTTCCTGCAAATCCTGCTGACGACGGGCTAAGTCACGTTGCAGGCTGTCCTGAGCTACCTGCGCGCGGGCCTGCAACTGTGATTTTGCGTCGGTCACTTTGGCTTGCACAATGTTCTGCACCAAGTCTTTGGCCTGCGCCTTTACGCTGCCACTGTTCAGCTTCACCTGCGGATTCTTAACGGTGCCGCCAATGGTTAGGCCAAGGGTCACGCGGTCAGTGCCTTCTAGGTTTTGAACGCCAGTGAGGGAGGTGAGGCGGGCGTTGAGCTGGTTGCCCAGCTTGCCGGTGGGTACGTTTAGGGCGGTTATGTATTCGAGGTTGCCATTTACGTTGTTGGAGCCCCCCACGGTCATCTTAATCTGGCCCACGTTCACATCAAACGGCTTTACTATGAAATTGCCGTTGAGTACCTCGGCCGCTACGTCTTTGTTTTCGACCACAAACTTCTTCAACTCCTGAAACTGTGTCAGAGCACTGATCTTGTCCATCACCTCCGAATCACTAACGGCGGCCCGTACAATCTCAAACAGGCCTTTGCCGGTAAGCGAGCTGTACACGGGCATCATATCGGGACCCATTTCGCCGCTTATGTTGAAATTCGTAGAGAAAATGCCTTCCAAGTTGGCGGCCAGGGGCACCAATGTTTTAACGGAATTAAAAGCCTGGAAAGCGTTCTGGAAGTTCAGGTTCTTGATGTTCAGCCCGAGGTTGAACTTGGGATGCTGCAAATCTTTGCTGCTGTAGCTGCCGGTTGTGGCAAAATTGCCCCCCAACGTATTAAAGGTCAGCCCATCCATGCGCACGGTTTCGTCGCGCACGACTACAGTGCCCTTCACATCGTCGAGTTTGAGGTTGTCGTAGACCACTTGTCCGACGTTGCTATTTAGGGTCAGGTCGAAGAATTTGGGGATTTGCAGCACGCCTTGTGCCTGGGCAGGCGCGGCTGTTTTGGCGGTGGTAGTAGGCTTCGCAGTCACCTCATCCACCATCCACTCATTCACATTGAAGCGGTTGCTGTTCACCGTCAGGTTGCCCCGCAAAGGCTGACCCGGCGTAAACAGGTAGCCCATATAGTTGCTGATGGTGCCGGATGCGGCAATGTCGGAGCTACCCACAAAGCCAGTCATGTTTTGCAGCACGATCTTGTCGTTATTAAAATTGGCCGTAGCGCGCGTCACTTTTACCCCCTGGGGCAAATCGGCGCTTTTATAGGTTACGTTTTGGGCATTCACCGTACCCGAGGCTACTACGTTCTGGTAACGCTCGGCTTCGATATCAGCCATGCTGCCTTTGGCGGCGACGTTACCGTTCAAACGC
The window above is part of the Hymenobacter radiodurans genome. Proteins encoded here:
- a CDS encoding DUF4382 domain-containing protein is translated as MKISHYLPVAILAGLTLASCADDKSSNNATKLQIRLTDAPGDFQKVTLDVRQIEVHLKDEQSADGWELLPFTPQTLNILDYVNGRSALLVDTDFEPGDLKEIRLVLGPNSTVTTRDGQVYDLKTPSGQTSGVKLKLNKATLRERETFQLLLDFDVAKSIVQRGNWRPGNDKKERFLLKPVIRVIAQDIAGGLRGTVTPSASLPQILAIRASITPADTFSTSADASGGFQLGSLPSGVYRVEFFPTTTAPANQPAYKNVVRTDITVTNNQVTELGQTKLD